A stretch of Roseibium porphyridii DNA encodes these proteins:
- the flgK gene encoding flagellar hook-associated protein FlgK, which translates to MGLMSAMNTAVFGIQYNQRQLDVTATNIANADTAGYSKKTISAEVYFDGLGNVAGMNATEVRRVMNEYVQADYFNSLSDTNYAKQINDFTDRLDDIFGTINDSSSLTSLAGQLSSALSVLINDPGNFAAQNDVVSIADSFARQLNSSYERIDDLRQEADNALSTQTDTVNGLLKSIEDIDDAIRDAYQSGISTADMEDERDRLVEQLSGYLDVNVSKGANETLFIQTADGQQLYADNQASTLSFTPSHILRPGEPGNTVMVTTPGGTSYDLIAASNSGAMVATAELRDDILVEAQAQLDTIAAEMSLAFSNVTVESSDVTVGLDSGFDLDVSALQSGNTITLEYTDTGGVAQTVTLVAVEDASLLPLDNSATANPNDTVFGIDISSGTPSTYITNIVAALGSTGLLVSNNGSDELRVLGDNTGPTTVESLNANVTVTANSDQGLGLAIFVDSRDSPVEFTDALEDGGQRLSYANSIAINPDLLADSALLVNYQTTPTANTANDPARAQFLASALTSSSTYFDPDTGIGSGSTPFQGSVIDFVNQTVSYQGNQAEDAATYAKSKETLTMNLAIRYEESYAVDLDTELAFMVQLENAYAANARVMQTINELFDELLNIV; encoded by the coding sequence ATGGGTCTGATGAGTGCCATGAATACCGCGGTCTTCGGGATTCAATACAATCAGCGTCAGTTGGATGTAACGGCAACCAACATCGCAAACGCGGATACAGCCGGGTATTCCAAGAAAACGATTTCAGCCGAGGTTTATTTCGATGGGCTCGGCAACGTAGCTGGTATGAATGCGACGGAAGTCCGTCGCGTCATGAACGAATATGTTCAAGCCGACTACTTCAATTCTTTGTCGGATACGAACTACGCAAAACAAATCAACGACTTCACAGACCGTCTCGACGATATTTTCGGTACGATCAATGACAGCAGTAGTCTGACATCCCTTGCCGGACAATTGTCCTCCGCATTGTCTGTCCTGATCAATGATCCGGGAAATTTTGCGGCCCAGAATGATGTTGTGTCGATTGCAGATTCCTTCGCAAGGCAACTCAACAGCTCATACGAGCGCATTGACGATCTGCGTCAGGAAGCCGACAACGCACTTTCAACACAGACCGACACCGTCAACGGGCTTTTGAAGAGCATCGAAGACATCGATGATGCCATTCGAGATGCCTATCAGTCCGGCATTTCGACCGCTGACATGGAAGACGAGCGGGATCGGCTGGTCGAGCAGCTTTCAGGGTATCTTGATGTCAATGTCTCCAAAGGCGCAAACGAGACCTTGTTCATCCAGACAGCTGATGGGCAGCAGCTTTATGCGGACAACCAGGCCTCCACACTGAGCTTCACACCGTCCCACATCCTGCGGCCGGGAGAACCCGGCAACACGGTAATGGTAACGACACCTGGCGGCACGTCGTACGATCTGATCGCTGCCTCGAACTCTGGCGCAATGGTGGCGACGGCGGAACTGCGTGACGACATACTTGTCGAGGCTCAGGCGCAGCTGGACACGATCGCCGCGGAAATGTCTCTGGCATTTTCCAACGTGACCGTTGAGAGTAGCGACGTCACCGTTGGCCTGGACAGCGGTTTTGATTTGGATGTCTCTGCGCTTCAGTCAGGCAATACAATAACCCTGGAGTACACGGACACTGGCGGTGTCGCCCAAACGGTAACATTGGTTGCTGTTGAAGATGCGTCGCTTTTGCCGCTCGACAATTCAGCAACCGCCAATCCGAATGACACAGTATTCGGGATAGACATTTCAAGCGGAACACCGTCGACCTACATCACCAACATCGTCGCCGCACTTGGCAGCACAGGCTTGCTGGTCAGCAACAACGGTTCCGACGAGTTGCGTGTCCTTGGCGATAATACAGGTCCGACCACAGTTGAAAGCCTGAATGCAAATGTGACTGTGACCGCCAATAGCGATCAAGGCCTTGGACTGGCAATCTTTGTCGATAGCCGGGATTCCCCTGTTGAGTTCACCGACGCGCTGGAAGACGGTGGTCAAAGGCTCTCCTACGCGAACAGCATCGCGATCAATCCAGATCTCTTGGCCGACAGTGCACTGCTGGTCAATTACCAGACGACCCCGACTGCAAATACTGCCAATGATCCGGCGCGTGCCCAGTTTCTCGCTAGTGCCCTGACATCGTCATCGACCTATTTCGATCCTGACACAGGCATCGGTAGCGGCTCTACCCCATTCCAGGGCAGTGTCATCGATTTCGTCAATCAGACAGTTTCGTACCAGGGAAACCAGGCTGAAGACGCTGCGACCTATGCAAAGTCAAAAGAGACGCTGACCATGAACCTCGCGATCCGCTACGAAGAGAGCTATGCGGTCGATCTGGATACAGAATTGGCCTTCATGGTTCAGCTGGAAAACGCCTACGCGGCCAACGCCCGCGTGATGCAGACCATCAACGAGCTCTTCGATGAGCTTCTGAATATCGTCTAA
- a CDS encoding flagellar protein translates to MPVSSITTSRTYLTQQLGALNDKLAEKTTQLASGKVGSTYGEIGDRRLLDIELTQKVSMIETYQQTITVANLHLETATMSLERLEDIRRDAKSALDTNDFVIQDDGQTQTQSRAELLLSETLNILNTEIAGYYVFGGTDAINDPVAPLDDILNGSGSLSGLRDYMDEFASANLGSANTGRTTTSALTTNYAGLVPTDSTFTIAEDGAHDFGFDIASVTSTLSNVAITGPLAADPDSFDVQFTGQPALGETISVELSLPPDHTETISIEFTAASNTEEEGTFQIGADLEETAQNLRDALATEIEAQAQTTLRAVSDEWAAEEFFSTYNGEEPQRIDGPPYDTATALTAGGSTTVEWYTGRNTTTTDPRTDKNAVVDRNLTVEYGMRANETPLKELVQSLAAFVAADFSGGTQTDEEYYNALSSKLRTTLQPPGVDQSGIVDMSTDIAISYRTASLTNDRHVQIKSSYEGTIAEIEGVDKDQLAAEILTLQNNIEVSYRASSIVFNLSLSDYL, encoded by the coding sequence ATGCCTGTCTCGTCCATTACCACATCCCGGACTTACCTGACCCAGCAGCTGGGTGCGCTGAATGACAAGCTTGCGGAAAAGACTACGCAGCTTGCAAGCGGCAAGGTGGGATCGACCTACGGAGAAATCGGCGACCGGCGCTTGCTCGATATCGAGTTGACCCAGAAAGTCAGCATGATCGAAACCTACCAGCAGACGATCACGGTCGCGAACCTTCATCTAGAAACGGCGACGATGTCGCTGGAACGGCTCGAAGACATCCGGCGAGACGCCAAGTCGGCGCTCGATACCAACGACTTCGTCATTCAAGACGACGGGCAGACGCAGACGCAATCCCGCGCCGAGTTGCTGTTGAGCGAGACCCTGAATATTCTGAATACCGAGATCGCTGGCTATTATGTGTTTGGCGGCACGGATGCCATCAACGACCCTGTGGCGCCGCTCGATGACATCTTGAACGGGTCAGGGTCGCTGTCAGGACTGCGCGACTACATGGACGAGTTTGCGTCGGCCAACCTTGGGTCTGCCAACACCGGCAGAACGACGACCTCCGCTTTGACCACGAATTATGCAGGTCTGGTGCCGACAGATTCCACCTTCACGATCGCTGAGGACGGAGCGCACGACTTCGGATTTGATATCGCCTCGGTGACGTCCACACTATCCAATGTCGCTATCACCGGTCCGCTGGCAGCCGATCCGGACAGTTTCGATGTCCAGTTTACCGGTCAACCGGCCTTGGGCGAAACAATTTCCGTAGAACTGAGCCTGCCGCCCGATCACACCGAGACCATCTCGATTGAGTTCACTGCCGCTTCAAATACGGAAGAGGAGGGGACCTTTCAGATCGGTGCCGATCTTGAAGAAACTGCCCAGAACCTGCGAGACGCGCTGGCTACCGAGATCGAAGCACAAGCGCAAACAACGCTGCGGGCTGTCTCTGATGAATGGGCGGCAGAAGAGTTTTTCAGCACCTACAACGGTGAGGAGCCCCAGCGCATCGACGGCCCGCCCTATGACACGGCAACCGCACTGACTGCGGGTGGATCGACAACGGTGGAGTGGTACACCGGTCGCAATACAACAACAACAGACCCGAGAACCGACAAGAATGCTGTCGTCGACCGCAATCTAACGGTTGAATACGGGATGCGCGCGAACGAAACGCCTCTCAAGGAGTTGGTGCAGTCCCTGGCCGCATTTGTCGCTGCCGACTTTTCTGGCGGAACCCAGACTGACGAGGAATACTACAACGCGCTTTCTTCGAAACTTCGGACCACGCTGCAACCACCAGGTGTCGATCAATCGGGGATCGTCGATATGTCGACAGATATTGCCATCTCCTACCGAACCGCATCCCTGACCAACGACCGTCACGTTCAAATTAAAAGCAGTTACGAGGGAACGATTGCAGAGATTGAAGGTGTCGACAAAGATCAGCTGGCGGCGGAAATCCTCACGTTGCAAAACAATATCGAAGTTTCCTACAGGGCATCGTCGATTGTATTCAATCTGAGCCTCTCCGATTACCTCTGA
- the flaF gene encoding flagellar biosynthesis regulator FlaF, whose product MYKQAAQAYQKTSQVAVSPRELEANLLMKAAARLQLIKDEWADASLAEKDDVLTYNRKLWTILVTSATGAESQLPQDIKNNIASLGVFVFRQTVSVMSSDDPNKVSSLISINRAIAEGLRAQPE is encoded by the coding sequence ATGTACAAACAGGCAGCGCAGGCTTATCAGAAGACCAGCCAGGTGGCAGTGTCACCGAGGGAACTGGAAGCGAATCTGCTGATGAAAGCCGCAGCCCGGCTTCAATTGATCAAGGATGAATGGGCAGACGCCTCCCTCGCGGAAAAGGACGACGTGCTCACCTATAATCGAAAGCTTTGGACAATTCTGGTAACCTCTGCGACTGGTGCTGAAAGTCAGTTGCCTCAGGACATCAAAAACAACATCGCATCACTGGGCGTTTTCGTTTTCAGGCAAACCGTGAGTGTGATGTCTTCAGATGACCCTAACAAGGTTTCTTCGCTTATCAGCATCAACAGAGCCATTGCAGAAGGCCTAAGAGCCCAACCCGAATAG
- the flbT gene encoding flagellar biosynthesis repressor FlbT, protein MALKVELKPGERIIIGDSVITNDNQRTRLFIEGQAPILREKDILTPATADTPAKRVYLAVQLMYLSTDLERIQENYFTLVNDIVKAAPSTIPYVTRISNAILTGAFYKALKEARKLIEYEGTLIGHVQTGSAGLSEDQPGGSVTEGTGSESADESRSPASIDQG, encoded by the coding sequence ATGGCGCTCAAGGTCGAGCTAAAACCGGGCGAGCGAATTATCATTGGTGACAGTGTCATTACGAATGATAACCAGCGGACTCGCCTTTTTATCGAAGGCCAGGCACCTATTCTGCGAGAAAAGGACATTCTCACGCCGGCCACTGCGGATACGCCAGCCAAACGGGTCTATTTGGCCGTGCAGCTGATGTATCTGTCTACCGACTTGGAGAGGATTCAGGAGAACTACTTCACCCTCGTCAACGATATCGTGAAGGCCGCACCGAGTACGATTCCATACGTTACAAGAATTAGTAACGCCATCCTAACCGGCGCCTTCTATAAAGCACTGAAAGAAGCACGCAAGCTCATTGAGTATGAAGGGACGCTGATCGGTCATGTACAAACAGGCAGCGCAGGCTTATCAGAAGACCAGCCAGGTGGCAGTGTCACCGAGGGAACTGGAAGCGAATCTGCTGATGAAAGCCGCAGCCCGGCTTCAATTGATCAAGGATGA
- a CDS encoding flagellin, which translates to MPDIVLSSAVRDNLLSLKQTADLQSVTQTRLATGLKVNTALDNPNSFFTAQSLNDRASDLSNLLDNMGQAVQTIRAADKGITSITKLVESAKAIANQALQTSSEYERKQFTSQYNDLLEQIEDMARDSSYKGKNLLAGAGNELEVIFNEDSTSNLTVEPVDFTDTSLDDGLNLDDLDPGGTGTSSFNLFGGSTTLAMTGLQASSNLTDLGDWANGDQVTITDSSGTTTLTVGTDITTVQDYVDAVNDLNGAHATFDEATDSISITSGLDNAISISKDNAGGGTATDGSATGGTTSTLSVSALSSTSTLVVSGGFQAGDTITITDGNGFEPASLEIDAETTVSDLVTFIDNVKGLDASFSGGSISLIGEVSFNIDSSNSDFNRTTLASTVGTVGLSAAASEFKTDTDIDRTLQAINAALDELRSAARAMGTSLSTVEVRTDFTQNLINTLEVGAGELTIADMNEEGANMLALQTRQQLSSTALSLANQADQSVLSLFG; encoded by the coding sequence ATGCCTGATATTGTTCTTTCAAGCGCGGTCCGGGACAACCTCCTGTCGCTGAAGCAAACAGCCGATCTTCAATCAGTCACGCAAACGCGCCTGGCCACAGGCCTGAAAGTAAACACGGCACTCGACAATCCCAATTCGTTCTTTACGGCGCAGTCATTAAACGACAGAGCCAGCGATCTTTCCAATCTTTTGGACAATATGGGACAGGCCGTTCAAACTATTCGCGCTGCGGATAAGGGCATCACATCGATCACAAAACTGGTTGAATCGGCCAAAGCGATCGCCAACCAAGCGCTCCAAACGTCGAGTGAGTACGAACGCAAGCAGTTTACAAGCCAGTACAACGACCTCCTCGAGCAGATCGAGGATATGGCCCGTGATTCCAGCTACAAAGGTAAAAACCTGCTAGCAGGCGCTGGCAACGAACTTGAAGTTATCTTCAACGAGGACAGCACATCCAATCTGACAGTCGAACCAGTCGATTTTACAGACACATCACTTGATGACGGTCTTAATCTGGACGATCTTGACCCCGGCGGAACCGGGACGTCTTCATTCAACCTGTTCGGTGGCTCAACAACATTGGCCATGACTGGGCTGCAAGCTTCGTCAAATTTGACTGATTTAGGTGACTGGGCGAACGGTGATCAGGTCACAATTACCGATAGTTCAGGAACAACAACGCTAACTGTCGGTACTGATATTACGACCGTGCAAGACTACGTTGACGCTGTAAATGATTTGAATGGTGCGCACGCAACTTTTGATGAAGCAACCGATTCAATATCGATTACATCCGGTCTTGATAACGCGATCTCCATCTCGAAAGACAATGCCGGCGGCGGCACCGCTACGGACGGAAGCGCTACCGGTGGAACGACTTCGACACTGTCGGTTTCGGCCCTGAGTTCCACGTCCACTCTCGTGGTTTCCGGCGGTTTTCAAGCTGGTGATACGATAACAATCACAGACGGTAACGGGTTTGAACCTGCGTCTCTTGAAATCGACGCCGAAACAACCGTCAGCGATCTGGTGACATTCATTGACAATGTCAAAGGTCTAGATGCTTCTTTCTCTGGAGGAAGCATCAGTCTGATTGGTGAAGTCTCGTTCAACATTGACAGCAGCAATTCGGATTTCAACAGGACGACACTCGCAAGCACTGTGGGAACTGTTGGACTGTCTGCGGCAGCTTCTGAATTCAAAACTGATACAGATATCGACAGGACGCTTCAGGCAATCAATGCGGCACTGGATGAACTCAGATCGGCTGCTCGGGCAATGGGTACATCATTATCGACTGTTGAAGTACGAACCGATTTTACCCAGAATCTGATCAATACGCTTGAGGTCGGCGCAGGTGAGCTCACCATTGCCGACATGAACGAAGAAGGTGCGAACATGCTGGCTCTGCAGACACGCCAGCAGCTCTCCTCGACCGCTCTGTCCCTCGCGAACCAGGCAGATCAGAGCGTATTGAGCCTGTTTGGTTAA
- a CDS encoding flagellin, translating to MQDITLSAAVRQNLLTLQSTADMMSGVQNKLATGLKVNSALDNPNSFFTASGLNSRASDLSNLLDDMGQSLQTIKAADKGIQTITDLVETAKAKANQALQTQSQYERKTFSEQYNDLLEQIEDVAKDSSYKGKNLLAGDGNDLTTIFNEDATSKLTIEAVDYTDTALSTGLNLSDLAEGQGSATSFDLQGGKQTITLTDGTSTLNSSSALSDSNVITAGMTLEFVDAAASPNVVVGSTVTGGATVQDLVDGLNSVAGVRAEFDDTSGELTIYSDEDFHISDDASTHSAALSTFAVDATALATTSALLAETGSFAVGDTLTLTDGNDFELGSLEIEADTTVDDLESFVNDFNGVSASFDSGSGRLNITSETDLSLTSDNTDFASSGFTANTSGVTVSALSDSGFATDNDINRVVDRLNTALSNLRSQASEFGTNLSTVEIRQDYTKTMINTLQEGAGLLTLADTNEEGANLLALQTRQQLASTSLSFASQADQTVLSLF from the coding sequence ATGCAGGACATCACCCTGTCAGCTGCCGTGCGGCAGAACCTTCTCACACTTCAATCCACCGCAGACATGATGTCCGGCGTCCAGAACAAGCTGGCGACTGGATTGAAAGTGAATTCTGCGCTGGACAATCCGAATTCCTTCTTCACCGCATCCGGCCTGAACTCACGTGCCAGCGATTTGAGCAACTTGCTTGATGACATGGGCCAATCGCTTCAGACCATCAAGGCGGCCGACAAAGGTATTCAAACCATCACTGACCTGGTCGAAACTGCGAAAGCCAAAGCCAACCAGGCATTGCAGACCCAAAGTCAGTATGAGCGCAAGACATTCTCAGAACAGTACAACGATCTTCTTGAGCAGATCGAAGATGTTGCGAAAGACAGCTCCTACAAGGGTAAAAACCTGCTCGCTGGCGACGGCAACGACCTGACGACAATCTTCAACGAAGATGCAACCTCCAAGCTGACCATCGAAGCCGTCGACTATACCGATACGGCCCTATCGACCGGTCTCAACCTTTCGGACCTGGCTGAAGGTCAGGGAAGCGCGACTTCCTTTGATTTGCAAGGTGGCAAACAAACGATCACTCTTACCGACGGTACATCGACCCTCAACTCCAGTTCGGCACTCTCAGATTCGAACGTCATCACAGCGGGCATGACACTTGAATTTGTTGATGCTGCGGCATCTCCTAATGTAGTTGTGGGCTCAACGGTAACTGGCGGCGCCACTGTACAGGATCTAGTTGACGGATTGAATTCCGTCGCAGGTGTGCGAGCAGAATTTGACGACACAAGTGGCGAGCTTACGATCTATAGCGACGAAGATTTTCATATCTCCGACGATGCATCGACACACTCAGCAGCGCTGTCGACATTTGCAGTTGATGCAACGGCTCTGGCAACAACAAGTGCGTTGCTTGCCGAAACAGGATCATTTGCAGTTGGCGACACATTGACCTTGACAGACGGGAACGATTTTGAGCTTGGATCGCTTGAAATTGAAGCCGACACAACGGTTGATGATCTCGAAAGTTTCGTGAATGATTTCAACGGCGTTAGCGCGTCATTCGACTCTGGCTCCGGTCGGTTGAACATTACGTCAGAAACAGACCTCTCGCTTACAAGTGACAACACTGACTTCGCCAGCAGCGGCTTCACAGCAAACACGTCCGGCGTCACAGTTTCAGCACTCAGCGACAGCGGGTTTGCCACTGACAATGACATCAACCGGGTTGTAGACAGGTTGAACACTGCGCTTTCAAACCTGAGATCCCAGGCTTCTGAATTCGGTACGAACCTTTCGACTGTTGAGATCCGTCAAGACTACACAAAGACGATGATCAATACTTTGCAGGAAGGTGCAGGTCTCTTGACCTTGGCTGATACCAACGAAGAAGGTGCAAACCTGCTGGCTCTTCAGACCCGTCAGCAGCTGGCTTCGACATCACTGTCCTTCGCATCGCAGGCGGATCAGACAGTGCTATCTCTCTTCTAA
- a CDS encoding flagellin, with amino-acid sequence MPDITISSAVRSNLNALQSTSQLMSSVQEKLATGKKVNSALDNPNSFFTAKGLENRASDLSTLLDDMGQSVQTLKAADEGISAISDLVDAAKAKANQALQTSSQSERKDFAAEYNELLTQIEDLAKDAGYKGKNLLGGTGNDLSVIFNEDGTSSLSISSIDYTDTTSSTGLNLSDLATAADGTATLALTNGTAGAAALTANATVVSDDDFTAGDTLTLTDSTGTELGTLEITASTTVQDVSDFIGNSSSDVSASVGTGVVIQADIGVTLSSDGAQSDVSVTPSTANGFATDSDIESTLSSLTKAQDTLRAQASTFGTNLSIVENRQDFTNALINTLEEGAGKLTLADTNEEGANLLALQTQQSLASTSLSLAAQADQNVLRLF; translated from the coding sequence ATGCCAGACATCACTATCTCGAGTGCTGTGCGCTCGAACCTTAACGCACTTCAATCCACTTCTCAGCTGATGAGCTCCGTGCAAGAAAAACTTGCAACGGGCAAGAAAGTGAATTCGGCTCTTGATAATCCGAATTCGTTCTTCACGGCAAAAGGTCTTGAGAACCGTGCAAGCGATCTGTCCACCTTGCTTGATGACATGGGCCAATCGGTTCAAACCCTGAAAGCAGCGGACGAAGGCATCAGCGCGATCTCCGATCTCGTAGATGCAGCAAAAGCTAAAGCAAACCAGGCTCTGCAAACGTCCAGTCAGTCTGAACGCAAGGATTTTGCTGCGGAGTATAATGAGCTCCTGACTCAGATCGAAGATCTGGCCAAGGATGCTGGTTACAAGGGCAAAAATCTGCTCGGCGGCACCGGAAATGACCTTTCGGTCATATTCAACGAAGATGGCACTTCTTCTTTGTCGATTTCTTCGATCGACTATACGGACACCACCTCCTCTACCGGTCTGAATCTTTCAGATTTGGCAACAGCTGCCGATGGAACCGCTACTCTGGCCCTGACAAACGGAACTGCTGGTGCTGCCGCGTTGACAGCAAATGCTACTGTCGTCTCCGATGATGATTTTACGGCTGGCGACACGCTGACATTGACTGATTCTACCGGCACTGAACTTGGTACGTTGGAAATCACGGCATCGACGACGGTTCAAGACGTGTCTGATTTCATTGGCAACTCCAGCAGCGACGTTTCCGCCAGCGTTGGAACAGGTGTTGTTATTCAAGCTGACATTGGCGTCACTCTGTCCTCAGATGGTGCACAGTCAGACGTTTCTGTTACGCCATCCACGGCAAATGGATTCGCGACCGACTCGGACATTGAAAGCACTTTGTCATCGCTGACAAAGGCTCAGGACACGCTTCGTGCACAGGCTTCCACGTTTGGTACCAACCTTTCCATCGTTGAGAATCGGCAGGACTTCACGAATGCCCTGATCAACACGTTGGAAGAAGGTGCTGGCAAACTGACCCTGGCGGATACAAACGAAGAAGGTGCAAATCTGCTGGCTCTGCAGACCCAGCAATCTCTTGCCTCTACTTCGCTGTCTCTGGCAGCTCAGGCAGACCAGAACGTGCTGCGACTGTTCTAA
- a CDS encoding flagellin — MGDITISSAVRTNLNSLQATSQLMSSVQERLSTGKKVNSALDNPNSFFTAQGLENRANDLSTLLDDMGQSVQNLKAADEGISAISDLVDAAKAKANQALQTSSQSERKDFSAEYNELLTQIEDLAKDAGYKGKNLLGGSGNDLSVTFNEDGSSSLSISAVDYTDTTSSTGLNLSDLATAADGTATLALTNGTAGAAALTANATVVSDDDFTAGDTLTLTDSTGTELGTLEITASTTVQDVSDFIGNSSSDISASVGTGVVIQSDIGVTLSSDGAQSDVSVTPSTANGFATDSDIESTLSSLTRAQDTLRAQASTFGTNLSIVENRQDFTKALINTLEEGAGKLTLADTNEEGANLLALQTQQTLASTSLSLAAQADQNVLRLF; from the coding sequence ATGGGTGATATCACCATTTCTAGCGCGGTGCGCACGAACCTCAATTCTCTTCAGGCTACTTCTCAGCTGATGAGCTCCGTGCAGGAACGGCTTTCAACCGGCAAAAAAGTGAATTCGGCTCTGGACAATCCGAATTCTTTCTTCACGGCCCAAGGCCTTGAAAACCGTGCAAACGACCTGTCCACCCTGCTCGATGACATGGGCCAGTCGGTTCAGAACCTGAAAGCAGCGGACGAAGGCATCAGCGCGATCTCCGATCTCGTAGATGCAGCAAAAGCCAAAGCCAACCAGGCTCTGCAAACGTCCAGTCAGTCTGAACGCAAAGACTTTTCGGCAGAATACAATGAACTCCTGACCCAAATCGAAGATCTGGCAAAGGATGCTGGTTACAAGGGTAAAAACCTCCTTGGTGGCAGCGGAAATGACCTGTCAGTGACTTTCAACGAAGACGGCTCGTCTTCTCTGTCGATTTCTGCAGTCGACTACACTGACACCACCTCCTCTACCGGTCTGAATCTTTCAGATTTGGCAACAGCTGCCGATGGAACCGCTACTCTGGCCCTGACAAACGGTACAGCTGGTGCTGCTGCGCTGACGGCAAATGCAACTGTCGTCTCCGATGATGATTTTACGGCTGGCGACACGCTGACATTGACTGATTCTACCGGCACTGAACTTGGTACGTTGGAAATCACGGCATCGACGACGGTTCAAGACGTGTCTGATTTCATTGGCAACTCTAGCAGTGATATTTCTGCAAGCGTCGGTACAGGCGTTGTTATCCAGTCCGATATTGGCGTCACACTGTCTTCCGATGGTGCACAGTCAGACGTTTCTGTTACGCCATCCACGGCAAATGGATTCGCGACCGACTCGGACATTGAAAGCACTTTGTCATCGCTCACCCGGGCGCAAGACACTCTTCGTGCTCAGGCATCCACATTTGGTACCAACCTTTCTATTGTTGAGAACCGGCAGGACTTTACCAAGGCCCTGATCAACACGTTGGAAGAAGGCGCTGGCAAACTGACCCTGGCGGATACAAATGAAGAAGGTGCAAACCTGCTGGCCCTTCAGACCCAGCAGACACTTGCCTCGACTTCGCTGTCTCTGGCAGCTCAGGCAGACCAGAACGTACTGCGGCTCTTCTAA
- a CDS encoding flagellar protein FlgN produces the protein MTAQPNNTSFPFSLDRPSNPQEAEGFCSALSGTMEALLSVIEMETDLVRAGKLKEAGELQADKARLIHEYTRGMMTAKEHAVALGNLAPAATQSLRRQHGEFQPVLRINLAVLSTARDVATNLVATVAKAAGAKNATAPTTYGRTGAAPEGPQSARGIAVNQAL, from the coding sequence ATGACAGCTCAACCGAACAACACTTCTTTCCCGTTTTCCCTTGATCGGCCGAGCAATCCTCAAGAAGCCGAAGGCTTTTGTTCTGCATTGTCTGGCACAATGGAAGCACTTCTGTCGGTGATAGAGATGGAAACCGACCTTGTCAGAGCCGGGAAACTGAAAGAAGCGGGTGAGCTGCAAGCGGACAAGGCACGGCTGATCCACGAATATACGCGCGGAATGATGACCGCCAAGGAACATGCCGTAGCTCTTGGCAACCTCGCCCCGGCGGCCACTCAGTCACTGAGAAGACAGCATGGGGAGTTTCAGCCGGTTCTCAGAATAAACTTGGCTGTGTTGTCGACGGCACGGGACGTCGCCACCAATCTGGTCGCGACTGTTGCCAAGGCAGCGGGAGCTAAAAACGCCACGGCTCCAACCACATATGGCCGAACCGGCGCAGCTCCCGAGGGCCCACAATCAGCGCGAGGCATCGCAGTCAATCAAGCGCTATAG
- a CDS encoding rod-binding protein, producing MELFSTALNQLPPQTNPQNNVTSDKTEVRQAAEEFEAVFLNTMLQNMFTGLGEGGTWGKGHGADAWQSLLIDEYARTIAESGGIGLADSVERELIALQEGSR from the coding sequence ATGGAACTTTTTTCGACCGCTCTGAACCAGCTGCCACCGCAAACCAATCCTCAAAACAACGTTACCTCTGACAAGACGGAAGTCCGCCAGGCGGCTGAAGAATTCGAAGCCGTGTTCCTGAACACAATGCTTCAGAACATGTTCACCGGGCTCGGCGAAGGTGGAACCTGGGGCAAGGGTCATGGGGCAGATGCGTGGCAAAGCCTCTTGATTGACGAATACGCTCGTACGATCGCTGAATCCGGCGGCATCGGGCTGGCCGACAGTGTCGAACGCGAACTGATTGCTCTGCAGGAGGGGTCCAGATGA